CTTTTGACTACAAAGGGAAaatcatcaacaacaatgaGAAGAGTTCCCTGCAGTGTCAGTCTTGCTATGCTAGAAGGATCTGCTTCTCTTGAAGGCTAGAATGGTCAATTGCCGCTTCTATATCGCGAAGAAGGCTGACGGCAAGCTGTTCCGaagatcttttcttgataaagaGCCCAAACTAAGCAACTCGGAATGGTTACATGCAGCTGCCATCGGTGCCTGCCTTCTCTGGTAATATATATTCTGATGTTCCCATCTCTAAGAATCTTATATTTACTCTTGAATTCGCACTATTCTCCGTTGATCTGGAGTGCCACCACAGCACCGCTTGGGCCCCATGAAATGCCCCCATGTAACACAAGTGACTTGACAGGGCAGAGAATGCATGGTAGCACCGATGCAGAAGAATGCAAGAGCAGGGTTTACAATTGCACGGGCAAAATTGACGTGAGCTTACGAAGAGCGCGATTATCCTCACACATGCATCTCTGCGTATGAGTGTGCTGATCTTCACGCCGGATACGAGCCCCTATTCAAGTTCTAGATATCGTAGTGGTGCCAGTTCCTATAGGTTATACAAAAATATATCATATAGTTACCCTCGGCCTTTTTCCTTATAACGGAAGGGATGGAAATTTTTAACGTGGAAGAAAGTTAATAAACAAGTGTGCCATACTGACCGTCTCGTAATATAGCCTTGAAGCCACAGAATCAAGCTCAGTCCTGTAGACTTGTATCAGAACTTTCATTTCACGAggctctttttttcccattttGTTGATACTACGCATTCGTGCTCAAAATCGTCATTTAGGAACCATCACGAGAAACAATAGGTTGGagctaaaaaaaacacGACAAAAAATCGTTTGAGTGCCATTGGCGTCCGATAATATATAGAATTTGTTTTAATCATAGCAAAAGAGATAGAATTAGTTGTTTGACACACTTTGTCGTACATTTTCAGTAAAGTTGAAATGAGCAATAACAATAGCAATAACGCCAACGCAGCATCTGCGAATGCAAATGCccctcatcatcatcaccatcaccaccaccaccaccatcacGGTCATGGCGGAAGCAGTTCTGCCCTAAACAACCCCAAATCATCCTTAGCGGACGGTGCTCATATCGGTAATTATCAGATCGTGAAAACGCTAGGTGAGGGTTCCTTTGGTAAAGTCAAACTGGCATACCATACCACTACGGGGCAGAAAGTTGCCCTCAAGATCATCAACAAGAAGGTTTTGGCCAAGAGCGATATGCAGGGCAGGATTGAAAGGGAGATTTCTTATTTGAGACTGTTGAGGCACCCGCATATCATCAAACTTTATGACGTCATTAAATCTAAGGATGAAATTATCATGGTCATTGAGTATGCCGGAAACGAGCTGTTTGACTACATTGTTCAAAGGGACAAGATGAGCGAACAAGAGGCAAGAAGATTTTTCCAACAAATCATTAGTGCCGTCGAATACTGCCATAGACACAAAATTGTCCATAGGGATTTGAAGCCTGAAAACCTGTTATTAGATGAACATTTGAATGTCAAGATTGCCGATTTTGGTTTGTCAAACATTATGACTGATGgtaatttcttgaagacCTCTTGCGGTTCTCCTAATTATGCTGCCCCTGAAGTCATCAGCGGTAAGTTATACGCGGGCCCAGAAGTGGACGTTTGGTCCTGTGGTGTCATCCTTTACGTCATGCTTTGTCGTCGTCTACCgtttgatgatgaaagcATCCCAGtgcttttcaaaaatatcagcAATGGTGTTTACACATTGCCCAAATTCCTGTCGCCTGGTGCTGCTGGGCTGATCAAGAGAATGTTGATTGTCAACCCATTGAATAGAATAAGTATCCACGAAATCATGCAAGACGATTGGTTCAAAGTTGATCTGCCAGAGTATTTACTTCCACCAGATCTCAAACCACACccagaagaggaaaatggGAATGGCGAATCGAAAAAAGATGGTAGCGGTCCTGAAAgtgatgaaattgatgacGACCTGGTCAATATCTTATCTTCGACTATGGGCTACGAAAAGGACGAGATTTACGAGTCCTTGGAATCTTCGGAAGTTACTCCATCCTTCAACGAAATCAGGGATGCTTACATGCTGATTAAGGAAAACAAGTCTTTGATCAAAGATATGAAggcaaataaaaatgttaGTGATGAGCTCGATACTTTCTTGTCCCAGTCCCCTCCAACTttccaacaacaacagaaTAAACCACTCCAACAACGAGAAATAGATCATGAAGCTGCCAAGCAACATGCAAAAAGAATGGCTAGTACAACCACTCAACAGAGAACTTACCAATCACCATTTATGGACCAGTATAAAGAGGAAGATTCTACAGTTTCCATTTTACCCACTTCTTTACCACAGATCCATAGAGCTAATATGTTAGCGCAGGGTTCGCCAGCCGCATCCAAGATATCTCCATTAGTAACGAAAAAATCCAAGACAAGATGGCATTTTGGTATACGATCTCGCTCTTACCCATTGGACGTGATGGGTGAAATCTACATCGCTCTGAAAAACTTAGGCGCAGAGTGGGCCAAGCCTTCGGAGGAGGATTTATGGACTATCAAATTAAGATGGAAATATGACGTCGGAAATAAGACCAGCACTAATGAAAAGATTCCGGatttaatgaaaatggtaatCCAATTATTCCAAATCGAAACCAATAACTACCTGGTcgatttcaaatttgacgGCTGGGAAAGTAGTTATGGAGAAGATACCACCGTTTCCAATATGTCGGAAGATGAAATGAGTACCTTCTCAGCCTATCCGTTCTTACATTTAACCACGAAGCTAATTATGGAATTAGCTGTCAATAGTCAGAGTAATTAATAGCAGAATGTGAATGAATGATATGGAGGGtccttttttcaacataCCGTAGCATTGTTTGCAATTCTCTATAATATCCCTTTGTATAAACTAAATAAACCTGAACATAATGTATTGATTAAAATACTCCCCTATTTACCATTTTGTGATAGACAGGTTTATTCATCatggtttcttttcaagagGCGATTTTTTACTtgagatttttttacttgagaaaaaaatgaaagaaattattCTACACCAGAGGATGAAGTTGGGCATGAGCAAAATACTGATCGTAAAGCAAAATCGAACATGAATAAAGATCAAGCAGAAAAATACCGGGAAAGAAACCTGCGGCATAAGTACAATATTCTACATGTACTACCAACGCTAAAGTCCAAAGCCTTATCAGGGCTGTACTATAAAAATTTCCATAATTCCGTGAAACGATACCAAATTACGTTGCCTGAACAACTAATGAACGGGAAATTTTGTTCTCATTGTGGATGCGTTTATGTTCCCAATTTCAACTCAATGCTGCAGGTGACGACTGGTACCGAGCAAAATGGCGTGGTCGAACTTAACGTTGAAAGAGCGCAAGCACCAGAAAAATGTATCTCAGTGAGTTGTTTGAATTGTAAATCGTCTACACTATTTGATTGGAAATCCGAACTCGTTGAACCAGTTGTTGAACGAGATGTTAAGTTTGCAGCCGATAGTGCAGGCAACAGAAATGTTTCCCACATAGTAGATAAAGCGCCAAGGGCTAAAATTAGTAGTGGTAAGGATAGAtccaagaagagaaaatcaaattcattgacAAATCTTTTgtcaaaaagaaaccaagaaaaaaggctggaaaagaaaagaaattcatcattatcgttAGATAgttttatgaaaagttgatTTTATCATCAGTAAACGTATTCTGTAGAATATATACACGAGTCTATATAGTTGCATTAAGGGTGTCTGTAAGCTCTTCAATCGATGGGTACGATGCATCAGCATCGGCATGGCCCAGGTTAGGAGTTGTGTCATCTGAATTTTCGTCATAATCGTCATCACTGGCATGGATTAAACCGCCACTCATCGAACCCTTCGTCACACCATGAACGCCCTGCCTATATGTTTCTTCTCTCAAAGGATTAATCACTTCTTCTTCGCAGAGACCTGTAGAGATGTCAGAATCCAGTGTTTTCCTAACACAGCTACTGGTCCacattcttcttctataTGAACCCCTTTGCCCATCAAGATTCAGGTCGTAGACCCATTTTGTTTCCGAATCTATCTCTACGTACTGAATGAATTCGTCTTCCACCCATTCCTTGGGATCCAAATCAAGCACCCAATGAGAATTCCTGTCCCATTCCCAATCTTTGGGCGGCTTTATCTCCTCCAGTGACTTCACTGAATATTCCTCGACAGGCATTTCATATATCCTCAAATTAGAGAAAAGAGAGTAGTCGTCATCGGAAAAGCCAATCGAGCGCCACTCTTTGTCTTCAGGAAGGTACTTTTGGATCTCAAAGATTATGACCAATCGGTGTTCCCTGGCCTCAATGAGCTTCAAATGCTGCAGGATCTTAGATTCCAGATTAGTGGTTATAGTCAACGTTTTCAATCTTGTCTCCTCTGAATTCAGTTTAGTTAACAAATACTCCCGATTGGATGGGTGTGAGgcaatgaaaaaacacAACCCAAAAAGTATTAAAGCAGGTTTAATCGGGATAAGCATGATAAACTTATCCATGTACAGAAAGTTTAACGTTGCTAATATTAGTAAtacaacaaaataaaacgACGAGATTGCCTCATTGGTGAAGAAAGCAAACTTCTGTAGGAAGAATAACGTAAAGTCATAGAATTTAACATATAGCAGCATATGGTTTTGTAAATCCGTGAGATTCAGAACAAATTCCTGACTTAATTCAGGAACTGGCTTAGGAACCTCAGGTTTCCGCAAA
This is a stretch of genomic DNA from Saccharomyces kudriavzevii IFO 1802 strain IFO1802 genome assembly, chromosome: 4. It encodes these proteins:
- the SNF1 gene encoding AMP-activated serine/threonine-protein kinase catalytic subunit SNF1 (similar to Saccharomyces cerevisiae SNF1 (YDR477W); ancestral locus Anc_5.611); this translates as MSNNNSNNANAASANANAPHHHHHHHHHHHHGHGGSSSALNNPKSSLADGAHIGNYQIVKTLGEGSFGKVKLAYHTTTGQKVALKIINKKVLAKSDMQGRIEREISYLRLLRHPHIIKLYDVIKSKDEIIMVIEYAGNELFDYIVQRDKMSEQEARRFFQQIISAVEYCHRHKIVHRDLKPENLLLDEHLNVKIADFGLSNIMTDGNFLKTSCGSPNYAAPEVISGKLYAGPEVDVWSCGVILYVMLCRRLPFDDESIPVLFKNISNGVYTLPKFLSPGAAGLIKRMLIVNPLNRISIHEIMQDDWFKVDLPEYLLPPDLKPHPEEENGNGESKKDGSGPESDEIDDDLVNILSSTMGYEKDEIYESLESSEVTPSFNEIRDAYMLIKENKSLIKDMKANKNVSDELDTFLSQSPPTFQQQQNKPLQQREIDHEAAKQHAKRMASTTTQQRTYQSPFMDQYKEEDSTVSILPTSLPQIHRANMLAQGSPAASKISPLVTKKSKTRWHFGIRSRSYPLDVMGEIYIALKNLGAEWAKPSEEDLWTIKLRWKYDVGNKTSTNEKIPDLMKMVIQLFQIETNNYLVDFKFDGWESSYGEDTTVSNMSEDEMSTFSAYPFLHLTTKLIMELAVNSQSN
- the SNM1 gene encoding Snm1p (similar to Saccharomyces cerevisiae SNM1 (YDR478W); ancestral locus Anc_5.613); the protein is MNKDQAEKYRERNLRHKYNILHVLPTLKSKALSGLYYKNFHNSVKRYQITLPEQLMNGKFCSHCGCVYVPNFNSMLQVTTGTEQNGVVELNVERAQAPEKCISVSCLNCKSSTLFDWKSELVEPVVERDVKFAADSAGNRNVSHIVDKAPRAKISSGKDRSKKRKSNSLTNLLSKRNQEKRLEKKRNSSLSLDSFMKS
- the PEX29 gene encoding Pex29p (similar to Saccharomyces cerevisiae PEX29 (YDR479C); ancestral locus Anc_5.614), which translates into the protein MDSVTNFFWNDPYNAGTAAKSTPEGRKVQSGIEGKSQAKKDGLSGGSKTVDPMRDNLQASSSQTANGGGFPSTSNIQKMMTDTLIEKIIKMALPPSSKTAVNTIHHRMVAGKERPKLSVQITSRNFIQMNSRLGVPFMLMDELIKILNWTNPAYTVSIMFFYTFIVSKPFQMLSSIPIFYLLFGVMVPQYLYVHKPNPTPFLDNNQTPAQGPPLRKPEVPKPVPELSQEFVLNLTDLQNHMLLYVKFYDFTLFFLQKFAFFTNEAISSFYFVVLLILATLNFLYMDKFIMLIPIKPALILFGLCFFIASHPSNREYLLTKLNSEETRLKTLTITTNLESKILQHLKLIEAREHRLVIIFEIQKYLPEDKEWRSIGFSDDDYSLFSNLRIYEMPVEEYSVKSLEEIKPPKDWEWDRNSHWVLDLDPKEWVEDEFIQYVEIDSETKWVYDLNLDGQRGSYRRRMWTSSCVRKTLDSDISTGLCEEEVINPLREETYRQGVHGVTKGSMSGGLIHASDDDYDENSDDTTPNLGHADADASYPSIEELTDTLNATI